One genomic segment of Myxococcales bacterium includes these proteins:
- a CDS encoding ribbon-helix-helix protein, CopG family, whose translation MKTAISMPDDVYKQAQRFAKKLGISRSELVTRALRRFLEDEQATAIRASYDAAFGADGDDVSEFRNKATRAALAKVEW comes from the coding sequence ATGAAGACGGCCATCTCCATGCCCGATGACGTCTACAAGCAGGCGCAGCGCTTTGCGAAGAAGCTCGGCATTTCGCGCAGCGAACTGGTGACCCGTGCCTTGCGCCGCTTCCTCGAAGATGAGCAGGCAACCGCCATTCGAGCGTCCTACGACGCAGCGTTCGGCGCGGATGGGGATGACGTCAGCGAATTTCGAAACAAGGCTACGCGGGCCGCGCTGGCGAAGGTCGAATGGTGA
- a CDS encoding type II toxin-antitoxin system PemK/MazF family toxin yields MRRGEVWWADFGEPRGSAPALRRPVVVVQDDLLNASALRTVMVVPLTSNLKRARAVGNLLLRAEETGLDRESVALVCQVMTLAESFLDEHVGGLPSRVRAQLDRGLKIALGLG; encoded by the coding sequence GTGAGGCGGGGCGAAGTCTGGTGGGCCGACTTTGGAGAGCCTCGTGGCTCGGCCCCTGCCCTTCGACGGCCCGTCGTCGTGGTGCAAGACGACCTCCTGAACGCGTCGGCCTTGAGGACGGTGATGGTTGTGCCCCTGACATCGAATCTCAAACGGGCTCGCGCGGTGGGAAACCTCCTCCTGCGCGCGGAGGAGACGGGCCTTGATCGCGAGTCAGTGGCGCTCGTCTGTCAGGTGATGACACTCGCCGAATCGTTCCTCGACGAACACGTCGGGGGCCTGCCTTCGCGGGTACGTGCCCAGCTAGATCGCGGCCTCAAGATCGCACTCGGGCTTGGGTAA